One part of the Salinivirga cyanobacteriivorans genome encodes these proteins:
- the istB gene encoding IS21-like element helper ATPase IstB gives MEQIKQIKQYADKLRLTKLRNNADKMVHQAQIDSPSYLEYTHELLYQEILQRRKNDYERRLKMARLPKSHDLDQYDFNFANGITRPQLKELRELLWMEQNYNVILMGPSGTGKTFLAAGLIYQAITSGYKAYFMTMEDIINTIKMKEMVSSALATYNRLLKAHLIAIDDIMLMPIKKHEAVAFFNLINQLHEQCSIIITTNKSPKQWAETLDDEVLTSALLDRILYRCEVIKLSGSSYRMENRQTIFKEEKS, from the coding sequence ATGGAACAAATCAAACAAATCAAGCAATACGCCGACAAACTCAGGCTGACCAAACTAAGAAACAACGCTGATAAAATGGTGCACCAGGCACAGATCGACAGCCCTTCTTATCTGGAATATACCCATGAACTCCTTTATCAGGAAATCTTACAACGCCGAAAAAACGATTACGAAAGAAGGTTGAAAATGGCGCGCCTTCCTAAATCTCACGACCTTGATCAATATGACTTTAACTTTGCCAATGGCATTACCAGGCCACAATTAAAAGAGCTCAGGGAATTATTGTGGATGGAGCAAAATTACAATGTCATCTTGATGGGTCCCTCAGGTACAGGCAAAACTTTTTTGGCCGCTGGACTTATATATCAAGCAATCACATCGGGATATAAAGCATATTTTATGACCATGGAAGACATTATCAACACCATAAAAATGAAGGAAATGGTATCATCTGCACTGGCCACTTACAATCGTCTTTTAAAAGCTCATTTGATAGCTATTGACGATATTATGCTTATGCCCATTAAAAAGCATGAAGCCGTCGCTTTCTTTAACCTGATCAATCAACTACATGAACAGTGCTCCATAATTATTACCACCAATAAATCGCCTAAACAATGGGCGGAAACCCTCGATGATGAGGTATTAACATCTGCCTTGTTAGACAGGATACTTTACCGCTGTGAAGTAATCAAGCTATCAGGTAGTAGTTATCGCATGGAGAACAGGCAAACCATATTTAAAGAGGAAAAATCATAA